CGCGAGGTCGGCGCGCAGGCGCTCCACCTCGCCGGAGTACGGCCCGTGGGCGAGTGTCGTGTGTGCCAGTCCGTCGCCGAGGTCGGCGACCGGGACCGCCACGCCGGGTCGGCGCTCGACCGCGCCGGTCTCGACTGCGGTGTCGAGGACGTCCTCGCTCCCGGCGTCGCCGGGAACGGACTCGCGGGCGACGACGCCGGCGAGCGTGAGCACGGGGTCGGGGTCGGTCCCGAGCACCCGCGCCGTCTCGTCGGCGGTCACGCTGGCCGGCGTCGGTTCGCCGGGGACGACGAGGTCGGCGGGTGCCGACTCGTGGCCGACCGCGAGGACGAGGCTGTCGTCGTCGCGGTCGGTCGACTCGTCTGTCGCGTCGGCGTTGCCGGTGACGGTAGGGTCGGCGGTCGCGGCCGAGGTCGTCCGGATCTGGAACGGCACGTCGAGGGCTCTGCACGCCCGCGCGAGGAGACCGCTGGCGGCGAGGCTGTCGCCGTCGGCCCGCGCGAGCACCCGGACGAACGGGGCCTCACGCAGGGCGCGGGCGACGGTCTCGCCGTCGGCGGTCTCGTCGGCTGGACGTGCAGTGGACATCGACTAGTCGAGGAGTTCTTTCGCGGCGTCGTAGCTGTACGTGAAGTCTTCGTCGAGCTTGCCGCCCCGGTAGTAGGAGACGAGCCGACGGATCTTCGACTCCGTGTTCTGGAGTGCGCGGCGGTTCTGGTGGTCCTGACCGTTCTCCTCCACGTGCTCGCGGAGGGTGATGGCGCGTTCCATCAGGTTCCGGAGGTCCTCGGGCAGATCGGGGTCGGCGTCGTGGTCCTCGAGAATCTCGGTGACCTTCTTGCCGGTCGCCAGCTTCACGTTCGGGATCGGCGTGCCCTTCACGCCCTCGTCCCGAAGCGCGAGTCCGATCTGGCTCGGGTCGTGGCCCTGCTCTGCGAGTTCCACGACTCGCTCCTCGATGGCCTCGCTGTCTACGTCACTCCACTCCGGCGGTTCGTCTGTCACGGGCTTGTCCGAGTCGGAACTCCCGCGACGGCGGGTGTGCATTCGTGCCATTGTTCTGGTTGGAACGGCACAAGCCGCAGAGGTAGATGTACCGACTGCTGTCGATAACACGTCCGTAATCCCGAAGTCCGGGCGCGTGTGCCCCGGACGAGTCAGATTTACGGCTGTGCTGTTCCCGTCGGTGAGTCGTCGGCTCTCGGTGAAAAGGGTTGTCACTCCGGACTGGGTGTGTGTCTCGGTCCCAGACGTGGCGCGGGTAGCCGTGTGACTTATTCTCACGAACGGCCACCAGAAACTTACCAGTTCCAGCCGTTTTCGTCTCTCATGGAACGACGCAACTTCCTCGAGGCGACGGCGACACTCGCCACAGCGAGCACGGTCGGACTCGCCGGCTGTTCGGCGATGAGTGGCACCGCGACCGGGACGCTGGCGACGCGGGTCAGCGACCAGCCCGGCGACATCGCCGACTTCGAGGAGTGTATCGTCACGATCACCGAGGTCTGGGCCAAGCCCGCCGACGGTGAACTCGTCGAGAAAGACGTCGAGGAGACCGACGCGGACCTGACGGAGTTGCAGGGCGAGGCGTCGTCGCTGGTCGACGAGGTCGAACTGGAGACCGGCGAGTACAGCTTCCTGCAGGTGCAGATCAACGAGACGAGCGCGACGCTGACCGACGGGAGCGAGGCGAACGTGCAGGTCCCCGGCGAGGCGCCCCTGAAGTTCGAGAAGAGCTTCGAGATCCGGGCGGGCGAGACGACGCAGTTCACCGCCGACTTCACGCCGGTCAAGGCCGGCGGCAGTGGGATGTACAACCTCCAACCGGTCGCCGAGGAAGTGACCGTGACCTACGAGGACGAGGAGACCGAGAGCGGCAACCAGACGACCGGCGGCAACGAGTCCGCGTAACGCCGCCATCGGTGAATCGACACGGTCGACACGACCGTTCTGCGTCTTCGACACGGCGACCGCGAGTGGCGACAGTCTCGGTCGGGACGACCGAAGCCGGAAAAACAGCGTGTGTCGCCGACCTCAGCCGACGACGATCCAGACCGCCAGCGCGATGGTCTGCAGGATGATGACGAACTTCACGCCCGAGAGGATGTCCGCGTCGCGGATGTACCCCGAGATGAACCCCGAGAGGATCGCCTGCAGGGTGACCGCGTGGAAGAACAGCACCGACAGCAGGTTCGTGTCGATGCTCGCACCGAAGGAGGTGCCGCCGGCCGCCGCGCCGCCACCGCCGCCGCCGGAACTCGCCTGATCGGTCAGCCCCGACATCACGTCGAGGAACTGGGTCTTCAGGATCGCCATCACCGCGAGCAGGGTGAGGTACGTCATGATGATGATGACGACCTGCATCCGGGTGCGGGACTTGCGTTCGCGGGCGATGTCGTCCTGGTTCTCGGAGGCCTGTGCCGCCGTGGTCAGTACGTCCGTGATCTGGCTGGAGGCCTCCTGTGCCTTCGTGATCAGCTTCACCGTGCGGGCGAGTCGCGGGATGTGGTACTTGTTGTTGAACTCGACCAGCGCCTCCCGGAGGCTCATCCCGTAGTTCACCTTCGCGTACATCACGTCGAACTCGTCAGCGAGTTTCCCGGACGAGGTCTCCGAGACGGTCTTGACCGATTCGAGCAGGGTCTGGCCGGTGTCGTTCGCACTGGAGAGTTTCCGGAGGTTGTCCGACAGTTTGCTCACGACCGCGTTGCGCGACCGCTGGTTCCACTCCCGGAAGAAGGCGAGCGGGAACGCGGTGATGTAGATCGGCACGTACACCCAGATGAACGTCCCCCAGACCGGTTGTGCGACCATCCCGTCCCACGAGGTCGGTGCGACGCCCTGCACCAGCGCGACTGCCAGCAGGACCAGCGCGGCCGGGACCGTCAGCGCCAGCGTGTACAGCGGGTTGTCCCGGAAGAACAGGTGCGGCGCTTTGAGCAGTTCCTTCGTCTTGTAGGTGCCCTCCTTGCTCTTGATGCGGTCGAAGACGCCGAAGGTGCCCGCGAAGCTCTCGATGAGGCCGAGGTGGAGCAGGCCCTCTTTGTTCGACTCGGCGAGGCGGTCGGTCCCCTCCTGCGGGCTGAGGTAGCCGTCGCCCGGTTCGTCCTCCTTCACCGTCGAGACCAGCACGAGGAACCCGACGCCCGTGAGGGGAATCAGGCCGTAGACGGTCGCGTACAGGAGGAGTTGGTCAGCGTTGCCCAGCATCGACATGATGACGAGGATGATGATGAGCAGGAGCGGAAACAGCGAGAGCGTCATGTACATCTCGCCGAACAGTTCCAGCGTCTCCAGGGTCATCTCCTGTTGCTGCTGGGCGGTCCGCATGTGCTTGTCCTTCTTGTCGTCCAGGAACTGCTCCATGTTCCCGCCGGAGTTGACGATAGAGAGCATGTCCGTCAGGAACTGCGAGAGTTCGTCGCTCGGGGTCGCTTCGGCTTGATTCTGGATGGCGTTCCGGTAGTCGGTGCCGAAGTACTCGGTCTCCTGGACGATGCCCTGGAACTCGCGGGCCACCTCGCCGTAGGTGTCCTCGGCCTTCGCCATCGCCTCCAGAATCTCCAACTGGTTCAGCCCCCCGACCGACAGGGCGTACATGAACGACACCGAATCGGAGAGGAGCATGTTGATCTCGCGTTTCCGCGCCGACGCCCGCGAGTAGGGGATGGCCAGCAGTGTCCCGAACCCCATCCCGAAGCCGATGGCACCGAAGAACAGCCCCGAGAACAGCACGGCGGCGGGCATCTTCAGCGCCTCGATGGTCTGTAACGCCCCCGGACTCGGGGCGGGGAGTCCGATAGACAACATCTCCGTACTCAGAATACCGAGTGCGAACAGGCCGTAGGCGAGCAGACTGCCGACCAACCACAGCGCGCCCCCCGCGATGACGCCGATCGCGAGCGCCTGCGAGATGAACATCTCGACGGTGTCGCCCATCCGTGCTTCCGCCAGTTTCGTCTCGATGTCGTGGACGAAGTCGCCGTCGGGGTCGAACAACCACTGGAACAGCGGGTAGAAGGCGTCACCGAGCGCGTCCGCGCTGTTTCCGCCGCCGACGCTCGGTCCACCCGTGTCGAGACTCATTCGTCCTCCTCGGGGTCGGCGCTCTCGAACTCACCGAAGCCCCACTCGTCGTCGAGGCCGGCGTCGCCATCCCCGTCGCCGTCGGCGTCGTCGCCCTCGTCACCACCGAGATCGAACTCGTCGGGCGCGTCGTCTCCGTCGAAGTCGCTCCCCTCGCCGAAATCGCTTCCGTCACCGAAGTCGCTCCCGCCGTCGAACCCGCCGCCCTCGTCGAAGTCGCTCGGATCGCCCAGGTCGTCCACGTCCCAGTTGTCCGGGTCCTCCATGTCGGCCGGCGAGGCGTCGTCGTCCATCTCCGAGGGGTCCGACCCGATGAACATCGGTTCGTCGCCGAAGTCCAGTACGTCCTCGTCGCCCTCGGCGTCCGCCTCTGGCTCTGTCTGTGACCCACTCGCCGGATCGTCGAGGTTCATCGACCCGCCCCCCTGTCCCTCGTTCAGGTGCAGTTCGTCTGGGTCGTCGGACTCGTCGGGGGCTTCGAGTTCGCTCGGGTCGTCGAACTCGTCGCCGTACTCGTCCAGTGGATCCGGGCCGTCGTCGGACTGCTCGTGGTCGGCGGCCGCGAGTTCCGGGTGGTCCGGCCCGTCGTCGTCCGCGTCGGCCACCACGTCTTCCTCCGATTCGAGGTCCAGCAGGGCGCTGGCGACACTGCTCGCGTCCTCGCCACGGTAGTCGTCGAACAGTTCGTCTTCGGCACGGTCGAGAATCTCCTCGGCCTCGGCGATCTTCTCCTCGTTCGCGCTCGGGCGCGGCACCATCGCCTCCTTCTCGGGGTCGATGTCGATCAGGACCGACTCCATCTCCCGCAGGTCTTCCAGCGACCGTTCCAACTGGCCGTTCGCCATCAGCGTCAGGATGGTGTCCTGGTCGTTGATGAACGCCTGGAACGTCGCCGCGACCTGCGTGTAGGTGTTCAGGCCGTGTTTGATCAGGTACGCGAGGACGACCCGGCGCTTGAACATCTCGGTCCGCAGGGTGTGTTCGTTCCACCCACGGTCGAACTTGATCTCGTCCAACGTGTTCGAGTCGCCCATCTTCAGGAACTCGTCGGTCTCGGCCTGCCACTGGTAGACGTCCTGCACGTTGATCTCGTCGTTCTCGGCGTCGTAGTGGTTGATCTCTGTGAGCGACTTGTTCCGGCGGACCTTGTTGCCCTGCACCCGCGTCTGGGTCTGGATGGAGACGAGGTCCAGCGCGGTGAACATCGTCTTCGAGACGTTGATCGGGTCGGTCGTGAACCGCTTCAGCACCTCGCCGACCGAGTCCGCGTGGAAGGTGGTGTAGGTCGTGTGCCCCGTGGACATGACCTGGAAGAGCGTCCGCCCCTCCTCGCCACGGATCTCACCCATGACGATGTACTCGGGGCGCTGGCGCAGTGCGGCCTCCAGCAGGTCGAACTCGTCCACGTCGCCCTTGTCGTCGTCGGAGAAGGAGGGTCGCGTGACCGACGCGATCCAGTTCCGCTGTGGCAGTTCGACCTCGCGGGTGTCCTCGATGGAGACGATCTTCGCGTTCGAGGGGATGAACAGCGAGACCGCGTTCAGCGAGGTCGTCTTCCCGGAGGCGGTACCCCCGGCGAAGATGAGGCTCTTGTTGTTCTCGATGCAGAGCCAGAGGAACGCCATCTCGTCGAGCGAGAAGGTCGACCAGTTGATCAGGTCGATGGGCGTGAACGGCACGTCCTTGAACTGACGGATGGTGTAGTTGGTCCCGTGATCCGACACTTCCTTACCGAGCGTCAACTGGGCACGGGAGCCGTCCGGCAGGGTCGCGTCGACCTGCGGTCGACGCTTCGAGATACCCTTCCCGGATCGCTGTGCCAACTTGACGACGAAGTCGTCCAGTTCCGTCTCGTCGTGGTAGATGTTCGTGATCAGCTGTTCGTAGTCGCCGTGGTAGACGAACACCGGCGAGTTGTAGCCGTCACAGGAGATGTCCTCCACGTTCACGTCGTTCTTGATCCCGTCGATGCGCTCGTAGCCGATGAAGTCCCGCTTCAGCAGGTAGAGCAGTTTGTCCACCTGGTACTCCGAGAGGGTGTCTCGGTCCTCCTCGATGACGACCGGTTCCGGTCGGGCTTCGATTCCCTCCAGTCCGCCGTCCTCGGTGCGGTGGCCCTGCCAGCCGAGCATCGCCAGCAGTTTCGCGGTCGTCCCTTCGTCGTCCTCGACGCCGAGTCGCTCCGCGACCGTGTCCAGCAGTTCGTTCCCGTCGTCGGTCTGGTAGAGGTCGTACCGCTCCAGGAGACTCAGCGTCTCGTTCTCGATGACGGTCCGGCGCTGGTCGTCGCCGCCGACCAGCACTCCGTCGTCGGAGTACTTGATCGCGTTCCGGAGTTTGCCGGTGAGGAACTCCTTCAGGTCGGACTCGATCTCGGTCGTGTACGGCTGGACCACG
This genomic window from Salinirubrum litoreum contains:
- a CDS encoding type II secretion system F family protein: MSLDTGGPSVGGGNSADALGDAFYPLFQWLFDPDGDFVHDIETKLAEARMGDTVEMFISQALAIGVIAGGALWLVGSLLAYGLFALGILSTEMLSIGLPAPSPGALQTIEALKMPAAVLFSGLFFGAIGFGMGFGTLLAIPYSRASARKREINMLLSDSVSFMYALSVGGLNQLEILEAMAKAEDTYGEVAREFQGIVQETEYFGTDYRNAIQNQAEATPSDELSQFLTDMLSIVNSGGNMEQFLDDKKDKHMRTAQQQQEMTLETLELFGEMYMTLSLFPLLLIIILVIMSMLGNADQLLLYATVYGLIPLTGVGFLVLVSTVKEDEPGDGYLSPQEGTDRLAESNKEGLLHLGLIESFAGTFGVFDRIKSKEGTYKTKELLKAPHLFFRDNPLYTLALTVPAALVLLAVALVQGVAPTSWDGMVAQPVWGTFIWVYVPIYITAFPLAFFREWNQRSRNAVVSKLSDNLRKLSSANDTGQTLLESVKTVSETSSGKLADEFDVMYAKVNYGMSLREALVEFNNKYHIPRLARTVKLITKAQEASSQITDVLTTAAQASENQDDIARERKSRTRMQVVIIIMTYLTLLAVMAILKTQFLDVMSGLTDQASSGGGGGGAAAGGTSFGASIDTNLLSVLFFHAVTLQAILSGFISGYIRDADILSGVKFVIILQTIALAVWIVVG
- a CDS encoding 30S ribosomal protein S15, whose amino-acid sequence is MARMHTRRRGSSDSDKPVTDEPPEWSDVDSEAIEERVVELAEQGHDPSQIGLALRDEGVKGTPIPNVKLATGKKVTEILEDHDADPDLPEDLRNLMERAITLREHVEENGQDHQNRRALQNTESKIRRLVSYYRGGKLDEDFTYSYDAAKELLD
- a CDS encoding ATPase, T2SS/T4P/T4SS family — its product is MAIDDADGSDPSQLSGADDSAESEGHADGEAGTDTHGQQVTVGEYTWSDYLTEYDYDEVESELYRNLGAAPGSERWDSGDDEAVRTTLGEQDWARVDFDPEEHLGFHPTDTEDRVGEAGATAERLQEHFESFCDPETTPVVKDEYLWEHYKREYYYDEDGSRPESEGEVDPFDAEPTLGFDPEHVESVLSHAGNRRDDLAEIVDRRTVDVAEDFSEDDFFSTSEGHTTVVNRYDLEKSVPLAKKTHFEEIERYWVNKPYAFVIIFHSSKENEKKYYVVQPYTTEIESDLKEFLTGKLRNAIKYSDDGVLVGGDDQRRTVIENETLSLLERYDLYQTDDGNELLDTVAERLGVEDDEGTTAKLLAMLGWQGHRTEDGGLEGIEARPEPVVIEEDRDTLSEYQVDKLLYLLKRDFIGYERIDGIKNDVNVEDISCDGYNSPVFVYHGDYEQLITNIYHDETELDDFVVKLAQRSGKGISKRRPQVDATLPDGSRAQLTLGKEVSDHGTNYTIRQFKDVPFTPIDLINWSTFSLDEMAFLWLCIENNKSLIFAGGTASGKTTSLNAVSLFIPSNAKIVSIEDTREVELPQRNWIASVTRPSFSDDDKGDVDEFDLLEAALRQRPEYIVMGEIRGEEGRTLFQVMSTGHTTYTTFHADSVGEVLKRFTTDPINVSKTMFTALDLVSIQTQTRVQGNKVRRNKSLTEINHYDAENDEINVQDVYQWQAETDEFLKMGDSNTLDEIKFDRGWNEHTLRTEMFKRRVVLAYLIKHGLNTYTQVAATFQAFINDQDTILTLMANGQLERSLEDLREMESVLIDIDPEKEAMVPRPSANEEKIAEAEEILDRAEDELFDDYRGEDASSVASALLDLESEEDVVADADDDGPDHPELAAADHEQSDDGPDPLDEYGDEFDDPSELEAPDESDDPDELHLNEGQGGGSMNLDDPASGSQTEPEADAEGDEDVLDFGDEPMFIGSDPSEMDDDASPADMEDPDNWDVDDLGDPSDFDEGGGFDGGSDFGDGSDFGEGSDFDGDDAPDEFDLGGDEGDDADGDGDGDAGLDDEWGFGEFESADPEEDE
- a CDS encoding DUF4382 domain-containing protein; the protein is MERRNFLEATATLATASTVGLAGCSAMSGTATGTLATRVSDQPGDIADFEECIVTITEVWAKPADGELVEKDVEETDADLTELQGEASSLVDEVELETGEYSFLQVQINETSATLTDGSEANVQVPGEAPLKFEKSFEIRAGETTQFTADFTPVKAGGSGMYNLQPVAEEVTVTYEDEETESGNQTTGGNESA